In the Emys orbicularis isolate rEmyOrb1 chromosome 3, rEmyOrb1.hap1, whole genome shotgun sequence genome, one interval contains:
- the GNMT gene encoding glycine N-methyltransferase isoform X1: protein MVDSIYRTRSLGVAAEGLPDQYADGRAARVWQLYIGDTRGRTAEYRSWLLALLRRHRCRAVLDVACGTGVDSIMLVEDGFSVTSVDASDKMLKYALKERWNRRKEEAFDKWVIEEANWLTLDKDVQKPGDGFDAVICLGNSFAHLPDFKGDQSDHKLALKNIASMVRPGGLMVIDHRNYDYILATGCAPPGKNIYYKSDLTKDITTSVLLVNNKAHMVTLDYTLQVPAQEPEEAPELSKFRLSYYPHCLEAFTELLKNAFQGQCQHSVLGDFQPYQPGQAYTPCYFIHVVKKTG from the exons ATGGTGGACAGCATCTACCGGACGCGGTCGCTGGGGGTGGCGGCCGAGGGGCTGCCGGACCAGTACGCGGACGGGCGGGCGGCGCGGGTCTGGCAGCTCTACATCGGGGACACGCGGGGCCGCACGGCCGAGTACCGCAGCTGGCTCCTGGCGCTGCTCCGCCGCCACCGCTGCCGCGCCGTGCTCGACGTGGCCTGCGGCACCGG GGTGGACTCCATCATGCTGGTGGAGGACGGGTTCAGCGTGACCAGCGTTGATGCCAGTGACAAGATGCTCAAGTACGCCCTGAAGGAGCGTTGGAACCGGCGGAAGGAAGAAGCCTTTGACAAGTGGG TCATTGAGGAGGCCAACTGGCTCACCCTGGACAAGGACGTGCAGAAGCCGGGAGATGGGTTTGATGCTGTCATCTGCCTGGGAAACTCCTTTGCGCATCTGCCTGATTTCAAAG GTGATCAGAGCGACCATAAACTGGCCCTTAAGAACATTGCGAGCATGGTGCGACCGGGCGGCCTCATGGTCATCGACCATCGCAACTACGACTACATCTTGGCCACGGGCTGCGCCCCACCTGGCAAGAACATCTACTACAAG AGTGACCTGACGAAGGACATCACCACATCCGTGCTGCTAGTGAACAACAAAGCCCATATGGTGACCCTGGATTACACGCTGCAGGTCCCGGCCCAGGAGCCAGAGGAAGCCCCGGAACTGAG CAAATTCCGTCTCTCCTACTACCCTCACTGCCTGGAGGCCTTCACGGAGCTGCTGAAGAATGCCTTCCAGGGGCAGTGCCAGCACAGCGTCCTGGGCGACTTCCAGCCCTACCAGCCCGGCCAGGCCTACACCCCCTGCTACTTCATCCACGTGGTGAAGAAGACAGGCTGA
- the GNMT gene encoding glycine N-methyltransferase isoform X2: MVDSIYRTRSLGVAAEGLPDQYADGRAARVWQLYIGDTRGRTAEYRSWLLALLRRHRCRAVLDVACGTGVDSIMLVEDGFSVTSVDASDKMLKYALKERWNRRKEEAFDKWVIEEANWLTLDKDVQKPGDGFDAVICLGNSFAHLPDFKGGLMVIDHRNYDYILATGCAPPGKNIYYKSDLTKDITTSVLLVNNKAHMVTLDYTLQVPAQEPEEAPELSKFRLSYYPHCLEAFTELLKNAFQGQCQHSVLGDFQPYQPGQAYTPCYFIHVVKKTG, encoded by the exons ATGGTGGACAGCATCTACCGGACGCGGTCGCTGGGGGTGGCGGCCGAGGGGCTGCCGGACCAGTACGCGGACGGGCGGGCGGCGCGGGTCTGGCAGCTCTACATCGGGGACACGCGGGGCCGCACGGCCGAGTACCGCAGCTGGCTCCTGGCGCTGCTCCGCCGCCACCGCTGCCGCGCCGTGCTCGACGTGGCCTGCGGCACCGG GGTGGACTCCATCATGCTGGTGGAGGACGGGTTCAGCGTGACCAGCGTTGATGCCAGTGACAAGATGCTCAAGTACGCCCTGAAGGAGCGTTGGAACCGGCGGAAGGAAGAAGCCTTTGACAAGTGGG TCATTGAGGAGGCCAACTGGCTCACCCTGGACAAGGACGTGCAGAAGCCGGGAGATGGGTTTGATGCTGTCATCTGCCTGGGAAACTCCTTTGCGCATCTGCCTGATTTCAA GGGCGGCCTCATGGTCATCGACCATCGCAACTACGACTACATCTTGGCCACGGGCTGCGCCCCACCTGGCAAGAACATCTACTACAAG AGTGACCTGACGAAGGACATCACCACATCCGTGCTGCTAGTGAACAACAAAGCCCATATGGTGACCCTGGATTACACGCTGCAGGTCCCGGCCCAGGAGCCAGAGGAAGCCCCGGAACTGAG CAAATTCCGTCTCTCCTACTACCCTCACTGCCTGGAGGCCTTCACGGAGCTGCTGAAGAATGCCTTCCAGGGGCAGTGCCAGCACAGCGTCCTGGGCGACTTCCAGCCCTACCAGCCCGGCCAGGCCTACACCCCCTGCTACTTCATCCACGTGGTGAAGAAGACAGGCTGA